One window of the Chelatococcus sp. YT9 genome contains the following:
- a CDS encoding helix-turn-helix domain-containing protein translates to MFQSIGDITAVQQGRGRRTHQPIHRHSRPAGHCEGVFWRSTSRREVQQIVLAARRYELATRQPGARSGALGFVALEVLELFANLVNFRNGRLDPSLDFLMAKLKRSRDAIVRALAALRTHGFLDWLRRFEPTGNEGSGPQVRQVSNAYRLFLPRRAAAMLGRFFKIPPAPDDHSHAQEIRTGEYEAYRAALSELERTVMDVDPDDPLGAALLRFAQARAHRAERESAKQTESRSSSIS, encoded by the coding sequence TACAGCAGGGCAGGGGGCGCAGAACGCACCAGCCCATCCACCGCCATTCCCGGCCGGCCGGCCACTGCGAGGGCGTTTTCTGGCGCTCTACGAGCCGCCGCGAGGTACAGCAGATCGTGCTTGCCGCCCGCCGCTACGAGCTGGCGACGCGACAACCAGGCGCGCGAAGTGGCGCGCTTGGTTTTGTCGCTCTGGAGGTGCTGGAGCTGTTCGCCAATCTGGTCAATTTCCGCAACGGCCGGCTGGACCCGTCGCTAGATTTCCTGATGGCGAAGCTCAAACGCTCGCGGGATGCCATCGTGCGGGCGCTCGCGGCGCTGCGCACCCATGGTTTTCTGGACTGGCTGCGCCGGTTCGAACCGACCGGCAACGAGGGCAGTGGACCGCAGGTCCGGCAGGTCAGCAACGCTTACCGGCTTTTCCTGCCCCGCCGTGCGGCGGCGATGCTCGGCCGGTTCTTCAAGATCCCGCCCGCGCCGGATGACCACAGCCATGCGCAGGAGATCCGCACGGGCGAATATGAAGCCTACCGCGCGGCCCTGTCGGAGCTGGAACGGACAGTGATGGATGTTGACCCCGACGACCCGCTCGGCGCGGCTTTGCTGCGCTTTGCGCAGGCCCGCGCGCATCGAGCAGAGCGCGAGTCCGCCAAGCAGACTGAATCCCGATCTAGTTCTATTTCATAG
- a CDS encoding type II toxin-antitoxin system RelE/ParE family toxin — translation MIAAFKHKGLKRFFEDDDRSKLPPELIDRIAEILQVLDAATGPEGMNRPSFRLHPLKGDRKGQWAVTVRANWRIVFGFAGGNAIDVDFTDYH, via the coding sequence ATGATAGCGGCATTCAAACACAAGGGATTGAAGCGATTTTTCGAGGACGACGACCGGAGCAAATTGCCCCCGGAGCTGATCGACCGCATCGCGGAGATTTTACAGGTGCTCGACGCCGCTACAGGTCCGGAGGGCATGAACAGGCCTTCGTTCCGCCTGCATCCGCTCAAGGGCGACCGCAAAGGCCAATGGGCCGTCACGGTGCGGGCAAACTGGCGCATCGTGTTTGGCTTTGCTGGCGGGAACGCTATCGACGTTGATTTTACAGACTACCATTGA